A window of Candidatus Poribacteria bacterium genomic DNA:
CGATTCGGATCGAGGTGACAGGTTAGCAATTGATGCGGGATTAACTAACAGTCCATCTGATTCCTCTCCGATTGCCGTATAAGCTCCGCCCATAGCGAAAGCACGTGCACCGATAAACCCGTCCTCAAATGCAGCAGGTGTTTGCACAGGATAGCTGATCATACCGGTCCCAACGAACAGAAACAAAAGTATTAACTTGAAAAGAGGGAAAGAATGCCAGAAGGAAAAACGGGAAGAGTAGACGGTTAAAGCATAAGAACGGAAAGAACGGCATACTAGAAGATCGGAATAGTGACAAGTGACAGAAGTCCACAACCTGCCCCTATTTCTATTCCTACTTCCAACTGAAAAATTACTCATCGGTAAATTTGTAGCCAACTCCCCAGACAGTTATGACGTATTGGGGCTGGCTCGCATCGGTCTCAATCTGCTCCCGCAGTCGCCGGATGTGTACATCAACCGTACGTGCTCCGACGAAGCTATCCTGCCCCCACACATAATCGAGTAAGTGATCGCGCGAATAGACACGCCCTGGATTTTGCATCAAAAATAGCAGCAAATCAAACTCCTTCGTCGTGAGTTCTAATCGCTCATTTCCGATAGTGGCTACCCGCCGCTCAGCATCAATAGACAGATCTTTATGTTTCAGCGTTACCGTCTGGCTACGGGGTTGATAATCTTGGCGGTAAGTTCTTCGCAAGAGTGCTTTCACCCTTGCTACCAATTCACGTGGATTGAACGGTTTCGGCATATAATCATCCGCGCCAATTTCCAATCCGACAATTTTATCCACATCAGTATCTTTCGCTGTAAGCATCAAAATCGGAACCGTAGATTCTGTCCGCATCTGCTTACAGACTTCAAAGCCATCCAATCCGGGCAACATAATGTCAAGGATAACGAGATCGGGAAGATCTTGTCGCATT
This region includes:
- a CDS encoding response regulator transcription factor — protein: MKIYKILVVDDEVDIVDFIDDYLMGEGYEVIKAYDGVEALDKMRQDLPDLVILDIMLPGLDGFEVCKQMRTESTVPILMLTAKDTDVDKIVGLEIGADDYMPKPFNPRELVARVKALLRRTYRQDYQPRSQTVTLKHKDLSIDAERRVATIGNERLELTTKEFDLLLFLMQNPGRVYSRDHLLDYVWGQDSFVGARTVDVHIRRLREQIETDASQPQYVITVWGVGYKFTDE